Proteins encoded within one genomic window of Episyrphus balteatus chromosome 1, idEpiBalt1.1, whole genome shotgun sequence:
- the LOC129915369 gene encoding coiled-coil domain-containing protein 28A isoform X3 encodes MEPNDEVVERQKLVPNDIETEEEPNSQVTTAPQSAPKSSAPTPASPVTIPKVNIKSTSSGDTTRSRNSASCSIERTTSDKNTSSAKVTYVNERRQKSAQDESRFEFKSRPRKLLKVPDVKHMERALLGLLDDFHTGKLKAFGSGCTMDQMTKIREQQESLAKLHFELAAAEEDSLDSGTDLNAAKAQENMLQLVQRLEQLSISIEQLQTSHTGL; translated from the exons atggaacCCAACGATGAGGTTGTCGAACGCCAAAAACTCGTCCCCAACGACATCGAAACCGAAGAGGAACCAAACAGCCAAGTGACCACAGCCCCGCAGAGTGCCCCCAAGTCGTCCGCCCCAACTCCAGCATCTCCAGTCACAATTCCAAAGGTTAAT ATTAAAAGCACTTCCAGTGGCGACACAACACGAAGTCGTAATTCAGCTTCATGTTCAATTGAACGAACGACTTCGGATAAAAATACTTCATCGGCCAAAGTGACGTATGTGAATGagcgtcgacaaaagtcggctcAAGATGAATctagatttgaatttaaatcacGTCCAAGAAAATTACTGAAAG TTCCGGACGTGAAACACATGGAACGTGCATTGCTAGGTCTATTGGATGACTTCCATACGGGGAAGTTGAAAGCGTTtg GTTCCGGTTGTACAATGGATCAGATGACAAAAATCCGCGAACAACAAGAAAGTCTGGCCAAGTTGCATTTCGAATTGGCAGCTGCCGAAGAAGATTCTCTAGATAGTGGCACCGATTTAAATGCAGCCAAAGCGCAAGAGAATATGCTGCAATTGGTGCAACGATTGGAACAGTTGTCGATATCAATAGAGCAATTACAAACCAGCCATACGGGCCTTTGA
- the LOC129915369 gene encoding uncharacterized protein LOC129915369 isoform X1, translating to MEPNDEVVERQKLVPNDIETEEEPNSQVTTAPQSAPKSSAPTPASPVTIPKVNIKSTSSGDTTRSRNSASCSIERTTSDKNTSSAKVTYVNERRQKSAQDESRFEFKSRPRKLLKEIGDNDASGSSVVIAPPALNNSDKFDDRPIKHHSFVSEVPDVKHMERALLGLLDDFHTGKLKAFGSGCTMDQMTKIREQQESLAKLHFELAAAEEDSLDSGTDLNAAKAQENMLQLVQRLEQLSISIEQLQTSHTGL from the exons atggaacCCAACGATGAGGTTGTCGAACGCCAAAAACTCGTCCCCAACGACATCGAAACCGAAGAGGAACCAAACAGCCAAGTGACCACAGCCCCGCAGAGTGCCCCCAAGTCGTCCGCCCCAACTCCAGCATCTCCAGTCACAATTCCAAAGGTTAAT ATTAAAAGCACTTCCAGTGGCGACACAACACGAAGTCGTAATTCAGCTTCATGTTCAATTGAACGAACGACTTCGGATAAAAATACTTCATCGGCCAAAGTGACGTATGTGAATGagcgtcgacaaaagtcggctcAAGATGAATctagatttgaatttaaatcacGTCCAAGAAAATTACTGAAAG AAATTGGTGACAACGACGCTAGCGGTAGTAGTGTTGTAATAGCTCCTCCGGCCCTTAACAATAGCGACAAATTTGATGATCGGCCAATTAAGCATCATTCTTTTGTCTCAGAAGTTCCGGACGTGAAACACATGGAACGTGCATTGCTAGGTCTATTGGATGACTTCCATACGGGGAAGTTGAAAGCGTTtg GTTCCGGTTGTACAATGGATCAGATGACAAAAATCCGCGAACAACAAGAAAGTCTGGCCAAGTTGCATTTCGAATTGGCAGCTGCCGAAGAAGATTCTCTAGATAGTGGCACCGATTTAAATGCAGCCAAAGCGCAAGAGAATATGCTGCAATTGGTGCAACGATTGGAACAGTTGTCGATATCAATAGAGCAATTACAAACCAGCCATACGGGCCTTTGA
- the LOC129915369 gene encoding coiled-coil domain-containing protein 28B isoform X2 encodes MEPNDEVVERQKLVPNDIETEEEPNSQVTTAPQSAPKSSAPTPASPVTIPKVNIKSTSSGDTTRSRNSASCSIERTTSDKNTSSAKVTYVNERRQKSAQDESRFEFKSRPRKLLKEVPDVKHMERALLGLLDDFHTGKLKAFGSGCTMDQMTKIREQQESLAKLHFELAAAEEDSLDSGTDLNAAKAQENMLQLVQRLEQLSISIEQLQTSHTGL; translated from the exons atggaacCCAACGATGAGGTTGTCGAACGCCAAAAACTCGTCCCCAACGACATCGAAACCGAAGAGGAACCAAACAGCCAAGTGACCACAGCCCCGCAGAGTGCCCCCAAGTCGTCCGCCCCAACTCCAGCATCTCCAGTCACAATTCCAAAGGTTAAT ATTAAAAGCACTTCCAGTGGCGACACAACACGAAGTCGTAATTCAGCTTCATGTTCAATTGAACGAACGACTTCGGATAAAAATACTTCATCGGCCAAAGTGACGTATGTGAATGagcgtcgacaaaagtcggctcAAGATGAATctagatttgaatttaaatcacGTCCAAGAAAATTACTGAAAG AAGTTCCGGACGTGAAACACATGGAACGTGCATTGCTAGGTCTATTGGATGACTTCCATACGGGGAAGTTGAAAGCGTTtg GTTCCGGTTGTACAATGGATCAGATGACAAAAATCCGCGAACAACAAGAAAGTCTGGCCAAGTTGCATTTCGAATTGGCAGCTGCCGAAGAAGATTCTCTAGATAGTGGCACCGATTTAAATGCAGCCAAAGCGCAAGAGAATATGCTGCAATTGGTGCAACGATTGGAACAGTTGTCGATATCAATAGAGCAATTACAAACCAGCCATACGGGCCTTTGA